Below is a window of Streptomyces sp. WMMB303 DNA.
GCGGCCGGGGCGGCGGGAGCCTGGGGTGCCGCGGGCGGGGCGGGAGCGGCGACCGGCGGCGCTGCGGGTGCCGCGGGGGCGGCAGCGGGCGCGGGCGGCGCTGCGGGCTCCTCCACCTGCACGCCGAAGTCGGAGGCGATTCCGCCCAGACCGTTGGCGTATCCCTGGCCGACGGCACGCACCTTCCAGGCGCCGTTCCTGCGGTAGACCTCCACCACCAGCAGCGCCGTCTCGGCACCGAGCTGCGGCGGGGTGAAGGTGGCCAGCACCGCGCCGGTACCGGCGTCCCGGACCGTGGCGGTGGGTTCGGTACCCGCGAAGGTGGCGCCGGGGGCGTCCAGACTCGCGAGGACGGTGACCTTGTCGATTCCGGCGGGCACCGCGCCGGTCTCGACGGTGATGGTGTCGGTGGCGCCGCCGGTGTGGGTCACCCCTGGAGCGGTCGGCTGGTTGTAGAAGACGAAGTCGTCGTCCGAGCGGACCTTGCCCTCCGGGCTCAGCAGCAGTGCCGAGACGTCGAGCTTGCTGGGTGCGGTTACCTCCACCGCGACGCGCTGCGCGGTCAGTGGGAGGTTGGAGCCGGGAGTCATTGCCGTCATGCCCGGGTAACGACCGGCCGGGCTTTGCGGTTCCTTTGCCGTGACCGAGGTGTACCCGCCCGGGGCCGCGTCACGAGCCGGGCACGCGGGGGCCGCCGGGCTCGAGCCTTTGCGGTCGGCCCGCGCGGCGGCGCTCCGCGGCGGCGCACGCCCCTCGCCCCCGCCCGCTCAGGAGTACAGTGGCATAGACAGACCTGTTTACCGCAGCGCGTGCGGGCCGGCAGGACAGGCTGTCGACGAAGGGAGCGGCGAGCAGTGGGGACGGGGACAGCGGAATCGGCGGCGCGGCCCGCCGCCACGGAGGAGCTGACGCCCGGCGCCCGGCGGATTCTGGACGCGGCGAGCGCCCTCTTCTACGAGCGCGGCATCACGGCCGTCGGCGTCGACCTGATCGCCAAGGAGGCCGGCACCACGAAGAAGACGCTCTACGACCGCTTCGGCGGCAAGGATGCGCTGATCGCCGCGTATCTGAGCGAGCGGGACCGGCGCTGGCGCTCCTGGCTGACCTCGTGGGTGGCGGCACACGCCGCGGACACCGGGGCGGGTGCACAGTTGCTGGCCACCTTCGACGCGCTGGCGGAGTGGACGCAGCAGCACAATCCCCGCGGCTGCGGGTTCGTCAACGCCGCGGCGGAACTGCCCGATCCCGCGCACCCGGGGCGCCGTGTGATCACCGAGCAGAAGCACTGGATGCACGGCTACCTCCGCGAGCTCGCGGTCGCCGCCGGTGCGCGGGAGCCGGAGCGGTTGGCCGACCGGCTGGTCGTGCTGCACGAAGGCGCCATGGTGATGCGCGGCCTCGCGCTCGTGGACGACCCGGTCGGCACCGCGCGTGCCCTGGCCGAGCCGGCCCTTCGGGAGGCGCTCCCCGGGCCCGACACCGGCGGAGCGGCCGGACCGGCACGCCCCTGAGGCCTCGGCAGGACGCAGTGCCCGGTCCTGTCGGGCGGCCCGGCACGACGACCGACCTGCGCAGCGCCCCCGCGTTCCGAGGTGCATCGCGGCGGCCGCGGGCGCAGCCTGGAACCATGAGTGCGTTCGTCGTCGTCCATCCGCCCGCGCCCGGCGGCGGTCGCCGCGTCAGTGTGCACGGCGAGACGCTGGGCACCGCCTACGGCCTGACCGACTTGATCGAGTACCTTGCCCGTGCCGGTCTGGACATCGCCACCGTCGACCTGTACGACGAGTCGGTCATCGAGTGGCAGGGCGGCAACCATCTGATCTGGGGGCGCGCGGCGGAATGAGGCCGCGCGCCGCGGGGTAGGCGGGGGCGACGAGGCGGGAAGACGGGGGTGCGGGGCGTGCGGAAAACGCGGCAGCAGGAGGGCCGGAGCGGGGGCGCGCCCGGCGGTGCCGGGTTCCCGTGGCGGTGGCTGGTACCCGGAGTGCTGGTACTGGCGGGGCTTCTGGTGTGGGGGATCATGGTCTACCCCCGGCTTCCGCACCAGGTGCCGCAGCATTTCGGCAGCAGCGGAGTGGACCGGTACGCGGACAAATCGGTGGGCACCGTCTTCCTGCCCGTGCTGGTGTACGCGGGCGCGCTGGCGCTGCTGGCCGGGACGGCACTCGCCACCTTGCGGATCACCCCGGTTCGCGAGCTGCCGCCGGGACGACCGACGTCGAGCCTGGTCAACCGGCCGCAGACGACACAGGGAGCGCTGGGCCTGGCCCGGGCGCAGCTCTTTCTCGGCTGCTGCCTCGGGGTGACCATCGCCGTGGCCTGCAGCCTGATGTGGGCCGTCGAACGGCCTGCCGAGGGCGAGCCCCGGACCGGGACGTTGCTGCTCGCCCTGCTGCCGTCCGCGCTCGGCACCGCCGCCGTTCTGGCCGCGGCCTTCCGGGACCGCCGACAGGGGTCCGGCCGGGCCGCGAAGCCCGGCGCGGAGTGACCGGCGGCCCCGTGCCGCCTATCCGGGGCCGGCCACCCCCTCCGCCGTCCGCAGCTGCAGGGCCCGGAGGTCGCGGCTGGTGGAGATCAGCTCCTTGGCCTCCTGCTCGGTGCTGACCATCGGCTGCGAGCCGTGCAGCGGCACTCCCGCGGTCTCCGGCATGAAGCGCACGGCGAGCAGCCCGATGAGCCCGCTGACCATCAGATAGCAGCCGGGCACCAGGCTGTTGCCCGTCGCGCTGACCAGGCCCTCGGTGACCAGTGGGGTGGTCCCGCCGAAGGCGGCCACCGAGAAGTTGAAGCCGATCCCCATGGCGGCGTAGCGCACGCTGGTGGGGAAGAGCGCGGGCAGCGTGGCGGCCGACGGTGCGGCGAACCCGGCCAGCAGGGTGGCCAGGACGAGCACGCCGAGCGCGGGCAGCAGCCAGCCGTCCGAGCGCAGCAGCAGGAAGGCGGGGACGGCCAGCACGATCTGGCCGACGGCGGCCCAGCGGTAGACCGGGCGCCGCCCGATCCGGTCGCTCAGCCGGCCGACGAAGGTGATGAGCACCACCACCCACACCATGCCGACCAGCACCAGTACATCGGAGGTGGTGCCGTCCCGGCCCAGCACCTCGGTCTGGTAGGTCGGCAGATAGCCGGTGACCATGTAATTGGTGACGTTGTAGAGCAGCACCAGGCCGACGCAGACCAGCAGCGGCTCCCAGTACCGGCGCAGGATGGTGCGGAACTCCTGCCGCTGCTCGCGCTCGGCGACGGCTTGGTCGTGCTCGTCCAACTGCTGCTGGAAGGCGGGGGACTCCTCCAGCTTGAGCCGCATGTACAGGCCGATCAGCCCCAGCGGCCCGGCGATCAGGAACGGGATGCGCCAGCCCCAGGCGAGCATCTGGCCGTCGGTCAGCGCGACGTTGAGCACGGTGACCAGGACCGAGCCGAGGGCGTAGCCGACGAAGGTGCCGAAGTCGAGCCAGCTGCCGAGGAATCCGCGCCTGCGGTCGGGCGAGAACTTCGCGATGAAGGTGGTGGCGCCGCCGTACTCGCCGCCGGTGGAGAATCCCTGCAGCATCCGCGCGAGAAGCAGCAGGATCGGGGCCGCGATGCCGATCGTGTCGTAGTCGGGGATGAACCCGATCAGGAAGGTGCCGAAGGCCATCAGGATCATGGTCGCGGCGAGCACCTTCTGCCGCCCCAGCCTGTCGCCGAGCGGCCCGAAGAAGAGACCACCCAGCGGGCGGACGACGAAGGCGGCGGCGAACGTCGCGAACGAGGCGAGGAGTTGCGCCGCGTCGGAGGCGCCCGGATAGAAGACCTTGCCGATGGTGGCGGCCAGATAGCTGTAGACCCCGAAGTCGAACCACTCCATGCAGTTGCCGAGCGCGGAGGCGCTGACCGCCCGCTTGAGCATAGGCTCCTGGACGACCTGGACATCGTCCTTGGTGAACGGGCGGCCCGTACGGCGCAGCCTGGAGACCAGTTCGTCGCGCACCTGTTGGGGCAGCGCCGCCACCGCCTGCGGTACCTGCCGGGCTGCCGCCGTGCCCCCGGACTGCCGCTTGGGGCTCTCTGTCACGTCGTTGTTCACACCCTTTGTTCCGGATAGCCGTAAAGGCCCGATCTGCTCGATCGTACGGAACCGCGGGAGCGGATCCCGGGAGCGGGTTGCCGGACTCGCCGCACCTCACACGCCGTCCGCGGTGCGGGCCTCCCCGCACCGCCCGGCGTCGCGTGCGGTATCACACCAGTAGTCGGCACGGAACGTCCGCCCGGCGCACGGAGGCGGGGCAGGGGCGGCGGGGCGGGGCAGGGCAGGGCAGGTGCACCGTGGAGGAGGGAGCGGACCCCGCCCGGGCGGGGTCCGCGGGCGGTCAGCGGGAGCGGGCCTTGAACGCGGCCTTGCGGGCGTCCTTGGCGATCCGCTTGTCCGGGTGCACCCGCCCCATAGTCTCCAGCACGTCCCCGGTCGCGGGGTGCTCGACCCGCCACGCCTTGTCGAAGAAGCCGGTGTGCTGGTCGACCAGATCCCGTACCAGATCGCGCAGTTCATCCGGTTCACCGGCGGTGGCGACCTGGGCGGCGATGGTGTCGATGGTCAGCCAGAAGACCATCTCCTCGTCGGGCTGCGGCACATCCCGGGCGCCGCGCTCGGCGAGCCAGACCCGGGCGAGCCCACCCAACTGCCGGTCCTCCAGCACCTCGCGCAGTGCCGGCTCGGCCTCTGGGCCGGCGAGCGAGAGCGCCTGCTGGCAGGCGAGCCGCCGGACCGGCGCGGCCTCGTCGCCACCGCGTGCCGCAGCGAGCAGCTCCCGCGCGGCCGCCAAGGTGCCGTCGCCGCCGGTGGATCCGCCGGCGTTCCGGGCCGCGAACCACCCCTGGATCTCGCTGTGCGCGTTCTCCTCCGTGTAGACCGGCAGTGCGGCCAGCAGCGCGTCCGCTCCGGCGTGCGCGAGGTCGCCGACCGCGGGGACATCCAGACCGGCCTCGCGCATCCGCTCGCGCACCCCGTACAGGCCGAGCGCGGTGAGCCGCACCATGCCGTAGCGGGAGACGTCCTCCTCGTCCGGCTCGGCGCCGGACTCCGCTGCGCCGTAGGGCTCTTCGCCCTCGTCCTCGCGGGTGAGGGCCTCGTCGACCGGCTGGTGGACGACCAGCCCGGTCGGCTCCAGCATCCGGAACTGCTCGTCCAGCCGCATCATCGTGCTGGAGACCTCTTCGAGCACGTCGTCGGTGGGCTCGTCCATGCCCTCGGGCACGGTCATCGAGGCGGCCAGCACCGGCAGCGGCACCATCGACCCGGCGGCGACGGCGGGGTCGGTGGCCGTGAGCAGGTAGAGGTTGCCCAGAGCGCTGTCCAGGGCCTCGGCCTCCTCCTCCGGGTCCCAGTCCAGCGCGTCGAGGTCGATGGCGTTCGGGTCGATCTCGCCGTCCGCGCCGACGGCGCCGTCGATACCGTCCAGCAGCTCCTCGAAGCTGGGCGTGGCGGCGTCCGCGAGCACCGTCTCCAGGCCACTGCGCCACAGCCCGAGGATCTCCTCGGGAGCGGGCGCGGGAGCGCCCTGGTCACCGGTCAGGCCACCCAGCTCCGGCTCCGGCGCGGCCGTGCCCACCGGATCGTCGCTGCCCAACCCGTCGGCAGCCCCGGCGCCCTCTCCGGAGTCCTCGGAGTCCTCGAATTCCTCGACCGCCAGCAGTCCGGTGTCCACCGCGAAGTTCCAGGCGTCGGCGGCGAGTGCGGGGGCCTCCTCGTCTCCCGACAGGCCCAGGTGTGCGGCGGCCTGCTTGAGCTGCTCGGCCAGCAGTTCGCCGCCGGCGCCCACCGGAATGCCCGCGCCCGCAGGGCCGCCGGCGCGCGCCCAGCGGGTGAGTTCCACAGCGCGCGCCAGGAGCGGTGCGGCCAGTGCGTCCCGCGCCAGTTCGGCATCGGAGGGCAGCCGTACGGGCGGCAGGGTGGGACGGTCGTCACCGGTCATGTGCGGGTTCATCTCCTACAGGTGCTACGGGTTGCCGGACGGTGCGGGCACCAGCGTAGACGGGTTCTGTCCCCGGGTGCCCGAATCGTGCAGCAGCCACGTAACAAGGACGGGGACGGCGCCGGCCCTGGCGGGCTCGCCTGTTCGACCACCGCCGGTCACCGGCGGAGCCGGGCCCGCCGCCGAGCCGGTGTGGTCGCCGGTGGCGTCCCGGTTCCGGCCACGTCGGAGCCGCCCGACGGAGCCCGGAAGCGGGCCGGATCCGGTCGGCCGCACACGGCCGGGCGGCAAGGGCGGCAAGGGCGGCAACCGGTGCTCACCCGCCGCGGCCTCCCTGCCCGGCGGAGGGAGCGGCCTCGGACGGGGCGGCCTCGGAGGAGTCCTGCGGCATCAGCTCCGCGAGTCGGTGCGCCTCCTCGATGAGCGTCTCGACGATCTTCGATTCGGGTACGGTCCTGACGACCTCGCCCCTGACGAAGATCTGCCCCTTGCCGTTGCCGGAGGCGACGCCGAGGTCCGCCTCCCTGGCCTCCCCGGGGCCGTTCACCACGCATCCCATGACGGCCACGCGCAGCGGGATGTCCATGTCCTTCAGCCCGGCCGTGACCTCGTCGGCCAGCTTGTAGACATCGACCTGGGCGCGTCCGCAGGAGGGGCAGGACACGATCTCCAGTCCGCGCTGCTTGAGGTTCAGCGCCTCCAGGATCTGGAGGCCGACCTTGACCTCCTCGGCGGGCGGCGCGCTCAAGGAGACCCGGATGGTGTCGCCGATGCCCTGGGACAGCAGCGCGCCGAACGCGACGGCCGACTTGACGGTGCCCTGGAAGGCCGGGCCCGCCTCGGTCACGCCGAGGTGCAGCGGATAGTCGCACGCCGCCGCGAGCTGTTTGTACGCCTCGACCATGACGACGGGGTCGTTGTGCTTGACGGAGATCTTGATGTCCCGGAAGTCGTGCTCCTCGAACAGCGACGCCTCCCACAGCGCGCTCTCGACCAGCGCCTCCGGGGTGGCCTTGCCGTGCTTCTGCAGCAACCGGCGGTCGAGTGACCCCGCGTTGACCCCGATCCGGACGGGGGTGCCGTGGTCCTCGGCGGCACGCGCGATCTCGCGGACCTTGTCGTCGAACTGTCTGATGTTGCCGGGGTTGACGCGCACGGCCGCGCAGCCGGCCTCGATGGCGGCGAACACGTACTTCGGCTGGAAGTGGATGTCCGCTATCACCGGGATCCGGGACTTGCGCGCGATCGTGGGCAGGGCGTCGGCGTCGTCCTGGGTGGGACAGGCGACGCGGACGATCTGGCAGCCGGACGCGGTGAGTTCGGCGATCTGCTGGAGGGTCGCGCCGATGTCCGACGTGCGGGTCGTGGTCATGGACTGGACCGAGACCGGGGCGTCGCCCCCTACGGGTACGGCCCCTACATGGATCTGACGGCTGGTACGGCGTGCGGCCGGCCTCGGCGGCACCGTGGGCAGTCCGAGAGCGACAGGCATGACAGTTCCCCAAGATGGTCGGCCGGTCCGGGCGGACCGGGTGGCGGCTGCCGGCTGTGCGCCGCGGGCTCATCCCCCGCCGGGTGCGGGCGTGATCTCACCGGCCAGCGGGGTCCGCGGGACGCGGCCGGTGACCGGGTCGGCGAGCCGGCCGGGCATGGCGAAGACGACGTCCTCGGCGAGCCCCTGCTGGAGTTCGACCTGATCGAATCCGAGTGCGGCGAGCCTGCTGAGAAGCCCGTCGACGAGGATCTCCGGAGCGCTGGCCCCGGCGCTGATGCCGACCGACGCCACGTTCTCCAGCCAGGCCGCTCGCAGGTGCTGTGCGTCGGGCACCAGATGGGCGGCGGCGCCGTGGTCGCGGGCCACCTCGACCATGCGCAGCGAGTTGCTGGAGTTGCGCGAGCCGACGATCAGGACCAGGTCGTTGTCGCGGGCCAGATCCTTGACGGCGTTCTGCCGGTTCTGGCTGGCGTAGCAGATGTCGTCACCGGGGGTGATCAGGTCGGTGAAGCGGGCGCGCAGGGCCTCGACGACGCGTGCGGTCTCGTCGAACGAGAGGGTGGTCTGGGTGAGGACGGCGACCGGGGTGTCATCGGGCAGGCCGAGGCGGCGCACCTCGTCCTCGGTCCCGACGACGACGATGCGGTCGGGGGCCTCGCCGAGGACGCCCTCGATCTCCTCGTGTCCCTCGTGCCCGACGAGGAGGATCGTGCGGCCGGCACGGGCGAAGCGCACCGCTTCCTGGTGGACTTTGGAGACCAGCGGGCAGGTGGCGTCGATGACGTCGAGCTGCCGGCCGGCGGCGGCGGTGCGCACTCCGGGGGAGACGCCGTGCGCGGAGAAGACACAGACCGCGCCGTGCGGGACCTCCTCCTCGCTGTCGACGAAGACCGCGCCACGTGCTTCCAGCTCGGAGACGATGTGGTGGTTGTGCACGATCTCCTTGCGCACGTACACCGGCGCCCCGTGCATGTCGAGCGCCCGCTCGACGATGCCGATCGCGCGCCGTACCCCCGCGCAGAAGCCCCGCGGCTGGGCCAGGACGGCGTTCCCCGCACTCATGTCGCGTCACCTCCGGCCGGTGCGGGGACGGCGGAGGCCGCCCGGCGCGGCGTACGCGCGTCCAGTCTCAGCCGCAGTCGGCGCGGATGGTAGACGGTGGCCAGCGGAACCGGGCGGATGTCCATGCCGGGCTCGCAGGTGACCCGCCAGCGGCCGAGGATGGTGGCGAGCCCCAGGGCGGCCTCGGTGCGGGCGTAGAGGTCGCCGATGCACTTGCGGGCCCCGGTACCGAACGGCACGTAGGCATGCCGGGAGGCGGGCGCGACACGGTCCGGGAGCCAGCGGTCGGGATCGAACGCCGTGGGGTTGTCGAAGGCGTCCTCGAACTGGGCTACGGCGGCGGGGCTGAAGACGACGGTGGAGCCGGCGGGCAGCCGGCGGCCGGCGAGTTCGGTCGGGGCGGCGGTGAGCCGGGTGAACAGCCAGGCCGGTGGGTGCAGTCGCAGCGTCTCGGAGATGATCCGGTCGGTCAGGGAGAGCTCGGGCAGGTCGTCCCACTGCGGGGCACGCCCCTCCAGGACGGTGTCCATCTCCTCGTACAGCGCGGCCTCGATCTCCGGGTGCTGGGAGAGCAGGTAGAAGACCCAGGTGAGGGTACCGGCGACGGTCTCGGTGCCGGCTGCCATCACGGTGATGACCTGGTCGTGGATCTCCCGGTCCGCGAGCCGGCCGCCGTCGTCGTCGCGGGAGGCGAGCAGGGCGGCGAGCAGGTCGTCGCGCTCGGTCCCGTCCGCCCGGTAGTCGTCGATGAGCTGCTGGGTGGTGGCGTGCAGGAAGTCCAGGTTGCTCCGGTAGCGCCGGTTGGACGGCAGGGGCATGCGGCGGACCGAGGCCGGCAGGAACATCTGCCGGAACAGACCGTTGAGCACGACGTCGAAGGAACGTTCCACCTGCGCCGCCAGCTCGGGGCTGACGGGTGTGGAGTACAGGGTGCGGCCGACCGTGCGCAGGGCCATGCCGTACATCTCCTGGAAGGCGTCGACGACCATGCCGTCCTGCCACCGGGACGCCGTGGCCTCGATCTCGGCGTGCATCGCCTCGGAGTAACGCTTGAGCTGGCCGCGGGTGAAGGCGGACTGCATCAGCCGGCGCTGTCGCCGGTGATCGGCGAACGGGCAGGTGACCAGGCCGTTGCCGGCGATGTCGCGGGCGCGGTCGTAGAAGACGCCGCCCTTGTCGAAGATGCGGTCGTTGGTCAGAACGTGCCGCAGCAGTTCGGGATGGGTCGGTACGTAGGCGCTGGTGGGGCCGATCTTGATCTCGACCAGGTCGCCGTGGGCCGAGAGCGACGTCATGAAGTTCACAGGGTGCCGCATCATCTGGAGGGCGTGTCCCACCACGGGCAGGGCCCCGGGCGCCGTTCCCGCTGAAAAGGTGCTCTCCTCGGTCATCCGATTCTCAACTTCCCGTGTGTGCCGATGTGTCGTCCCCCTCCGGCTCGGAGGGCAGTGTCCGCCGCGACGGCCGGACGAGGGTGCGCGGACCGCTAGCGGGCGGTGCTCCCGAGTTCCTCCAGGTAGCCCCGGGAGCCGGCGGCGAGTGCGAACTCGGCGTCATAGCGGCCCGAGGAGCGATGCCAGTCGTAGGAGCCGCGGATCACCGGACGTATCGCGTCGGTGCGGTAGCGCTCCAGCGCCTCGCGCTCGTCGGCATCGAGCCGGTAGATCTCCCCCAGCCGCGGCAGGCAGGACTCGAGCAGCAGGAACTGCTCCAGCCGGGCGTGCACCTCGTCCTGGAGGTGGGCGATGCTGCGGCTCCTGGACCAGCCGTGCTCCCGGTGCAGGATCAGCACGAGGTTGTTCTGCTCGCCCCGCGCCTCCTCCTTCTCCAGCGAGGCGATGTCGTTGAGCATCAGGTTGACGTCGACGGCGACCTGGAGCATCGCGGACAGCAGTGTGCTGTCGAAGACCCGGTGCGGCACCTCGAAGCGGCCCGCGCGCTCGGCGAGGTCCACCGTCGGCTGCACGCCGATGGTGTGCCGCCGCATGCCCAGGTACTGTGCCGCCGAGCCGCACGGCCGGTTCCAGAAGCGGCTCGCCGCCTCGTCGATGTACCCGTCGAAATAGTTGCGCCAGTGCCGGGCGCTGCGCGCACACCAGGCCGGGGTCATGCCCTCGCGGGTGCGCCGCCAGATGTCGGCGAAGCCGTGGGCGATCGGCGGCGCCTCCTCCGGCAGCGGGCCGTCCAGCGCGGCCGCCACCGCACCGGTCAGCTGTCCGGCCTGCTCGGGGTCCTCGCCGCGCGGCCCGTCGAAGAGGTCGTCGAACAGGAAGAACCACGACATCAGATCGACGCCCAGGTCGAGGTCGGCGCCGGTGGCGTGCGGGTAGAAGCGGGAGGCCAGGTCGGCGTAGCTGCCCCGCAGATGACGTTCGGCGGCCATGTCGGACTTGATCAGACCGAGTGAGCGCGGCCACGCCAACTGCTCCGCCTCGGCCCGGGCATGGTCGGGGCTCTGCCGGCCCGGCAGGGGTATTCGGATGTCGATGTCCTGCGGCATGGGGAAATCCTTCTCGTGGGGGATCGGGCTCGATGCCGTGCGGGAAGAGGGAACGGGAGATCGGGGGTTGCGGGACGGATACGGCGGGCCGGGCCGGGTCCTCACCCGTCCCGGTCGACGACGAAGCGCCCGAGCGCGAGCAGTTCGTCGCGCGCGCCGGCGTCCAGGTCGATACCGAGCAGCGCGTCCTCGGCCAGCTTCATCCGCCGGGCAGCCTCGGCCAGGGCCCATTCGCGGCCTCCGGCCCCGTCGATCAGTTCGGCCGCGCGGCGCAGTTCCTCCTCGTCGGGTTCGCCGGGTGCGGACAGCCAGGTGGCCAGCTCGACGCCGAGCGTGCCGCCCTGCTGGAGCGCGTAGCTGACGGGCAGGGACTTCTTGCGGGCGCGCAGATCGGAGTGGACCGACTTTCCGGTGACGGCCGGGTCGCCCCAGATACCGAGGACGTCGTCGGTGAGCTGGAAGGCACGGCCCACCTCGTCGCCGTAGCGGGCCAGCGCGTCCACCGTCGCCGTCGGCGCTCCGGCGAGGACGGCGCCGATCGCGGAGCTCGCCGACAGCAGCGCGCCGGTCTTGTCGGCGGCCATCTCGAGGCACTCGTCGACCGTGACGTACGGGCGCCGCTCGAAGGACAGATCCTGGACCTGGCCCCGGATGAGGTGCCGGGTGGTACGGGCCAGCAGCCGGGCGGCGGGCGCGGCCGTCTTAGTCCCGGCGTCCAGCAGCACCTCCTGGGCGAGCGTCAGCATCGCGTCACCGGTCAGGATCGCGCTGGAGGAGCCCCACAGCTTCCACACGGTGCGCTTGTGGCGGCGCTCCTCGTCGCCGTCCAT
It encodes the following:
- a CDS encoding TerD family protein, translating into MTAMTPGSNLPLTAQRVAVEVTAPSKLDVSALLLSPEGKVRSDDDFVFYNQPTAPGVTHTGGATDTITVETGAVPAGIDKVTVLASLDAPGATFAGTEPTATVRDAGTGAVLATFTPPQLGAETALLVVEVYRRNGAWKVRAVGQGYANGLGGIASDFGVQVEEPAAPPAPAAAPAAPAAPPVAAPAPPAAPQAPAAPAAPAGAGKINLDKGRVSLQKNQTVSLVKGGRPLLTSVRMGLGWEPVFRAGKRAKEIDLDASVIAYDANRKKVDACYFGKLAILGGVIQHSGDNLTGEGAGDDEVITVHLGDIPPQVTGLVFTVNSFSGQKFTDVAKAYCRLLDGGGGELVRFDLTQSEPRTGVLMAKFIRQFSGEWEMTALGEYVDSRTVRGMVKPGAAAL
- a CDS encoding TetR family transcriptional regulator, with product MGTGTAESAARPAATEELTPGARRILDAASALFYERGITAVGVDLIAKEAGTTKKTLYDRFGGKDALIAAYLSERDRRWRSWLTSWVAAHAADTGAGAQLLATFDALAEWTQQHNPRGCGFVNAAAELPDPAHPGRRVITEQKHWMHGYLRELAVAAGAREPERLADRLVVLHEGAMVMRGLALVDDPVGTARALAEPALREALPGPDTGGAAGPARP
- a CDS encoding DUF1648 domain-containing protein produces the protein MRKTRQQEGRSGGAPGGAGFPWRWLVPGVLVLAGLLVWGIMVYPRLPHQVPQHFGSSGVDRYADKSVGTVFLPVLVYAGALALLAGTALATLRITPVRELPPGRPTSSLVNRPQTTQGALGLARAQLFLGCCLGVTIAVACSLMWAVERPAEGEPRTGTLLLALLPSALGTAAVLAAAFRDRRQGSGRAAKPGAE
- a CDS encoding MFS transporter, which produces MTESPKRQSGGTAAARQVPQAVAALPQQVRDELVSRLRRTGRPFTKDDVQVVQEPMLKRAVSASALGNCMEWFDFGVYSYLAATIGKVFYPGASDAAQLLASFATFAAAFVVRPLGGLFFGPLGDRLGRQKVLAATMILMAFGTFLIGFIPDYDTIGIAAPILLLLARMLQGFSTGGEYGGATTFIAKFSPDRRRGFLGSWLDFGTFVGYALGSVLVTVLNVALTDGQMLAWGWRIPFLIAGPLGLIGLYMRLKLEESPAFQQQLDEHDQAVAEREQRQEFRTILRRYWEPLLVCVGLVLLYNVTNYMVTGYLPTYQTEVLGRDGTTSDVLVLVGMVWVVVLITFVGRLSDRIGRRPVYRWAAVGQIVLAVPAFLLLRSDGWLLPALGVLVLATLLAGFAAPSAATLPALFPTSVRYAAMGIGFNFSVAAFGGTTPLVTEGLVSATGNSLVPGCYLMVSGLIGLLAVRFMPETAGVPLHGSQPMVSTEQEAKELISTSRDLRALQLRTAEGVAGPG
- the ispG gene encoding flavodoxin-dependent (E)-4-hydroxy-3-methylbut-2-enyl-diphosphate synthase gives rise to the protein MPVALGLPTVPPRPAARRTSRQIHVGAVPVGGDAPVSVQSMTTTRTSDIGATLQQIAELTASGCQIVRVACPTQDDADALPTIARKSRIPVIADIHFQPKYVFAAIEAGCAAVRVNPGNIRQFDDKVREIARAAEDHGTPVRIGVNAGSLDRRLLQKHGKATPEALVESALWEASLFEEHDFRDIKISVKHNDPVVMVEAYKQLAAACDYPLHLGVTEAGPAFQGTVKSAVAFGALLSQGIGDTIRVSLSAPPAEEVKVGLQILEALNLKQRGLEIVSCPSCGRAQVDVYKLADEVTAGLKDMDIPLRVAVMGCVVNGPGEAREADLGVASGNGKGQIFVRGEVVRTVPESKIVETLIEEAHRLAELMPQDSSEAAPSEAAPSAGQGGRGG
- the ispH gene encoding 4-hydroxy-3-methylbut-2-enyl diphosphate reductase; this translates as MSAGNAVLAQPRGFCAGVRRAIGIVERALDMHGAPVYVRKEIVHNHHIVSELEARGAVFVDSEEEVPHGAVCVFSAHGVSPGVRTAAAGRQLDVIDATCPLVSKVHQEAVRFARAGRTILLVGHEGHEEIEGVLGEAPDRIVVVGTEDEVRRLGLPDDTPVAVLTQTTLSFDETARVVEALRARFTDLITPGDDICYASQNRQNAVKDLARDNDLVLIVGSRNSSNSLRMVEVARDHGAAAHLVPDAQHLRAAWLENVASVGISAGASAPEILVDGLLSRLAALGFDQVELQQGLAEDVVFAMPGRLADPVTGRVPRTPLAGEITPAPGGG
- the ptlI gene encoding pentalenene oxygenase, which produces MTEESTFSAGTAPGALPVVGHALQMMRHPVNFMTSLSAHGDLVEIKIGPTSAYVPTHPELLRHVLTNDRIFDKGGVFYDRARDIAGNGLVTCPFADHRRQRRLMQSAFTRGQLKRYSEAMHAEIEATASRWQDGMVVDAFQEMYGMALRTVGRTLYSTPVSPELAAQVERSFDVVLNGLFRQMFLPASVRRMPLPSNRRYRSNLDFLHATTQQLIDDYRADGTERDDLLAALLASRDDDGGRLADREIHDQVITVMAAGTETVAGTLTWVFYLLSQHPEIEAALYEEMDTVLEGRAPQWDDLPELSLTDRIISETLRLHPPAWLFTRLTAAPTELAGRRLPAGSTVVFSPAAVAQFEDAFDNPTAFDPDRWLPDRVAPASRHAYVPFGTGARKCIGDLYARTEAALGLATILGRWRVTCEPGMDIRPVPLATVYHPRRLRLRLDARTPRRAASAVPAPAGGDAT
- the ptlA gene encoding pentalenene synthase, which produces MPQDIDIRIPLPGRQSPDHARAEAEQLAWPRSLGLIKSDMAAERHLRGSYADLASRFYPHATGADLDLGVDLMSWFFLFDDLFDGPRGEDPEQAGQLTGAVAAALDGPLPEEAPPIAHGFADIWRRTREGMTPAWCARSARHWRNYFDGYIDEAASRFWNRPCGSAAQYLGMRRHTIGVQPTVDLAERAGRFEVPHRVFDSTLLSAMLQVAVDVNLMLNDIASLEKEEARGEQNNLVLILHREHGWSRSRSIAHLQDEVHARLEQFLLLESCLPRLGEIYRLDADEREALERYRTDAIRPVIRGSYDWHRSSGRYDAEFALAAGSRGYLEELGSTAR
- a CDS encoding polyprenyl synthetase family protein, which produces MSTAPPCLTHSRATITPALRAAVDRLDHRSRHQAAYHFGWITAGGAPTSGDAGKAVRPALALLSAEAVGASPEVALPGAVAVELVHNFSLVHDDLMDGDEERRHKRTVWKLWGSSSAILTGDAMLTLAQEVLLDAGTKTAAPAARLLARTTRHLIRGQVQDLSFERRPYVTVDECLEMAADKTGALLSASSAIGAVLAGAPTATVDALARYGDEVGRAFQLTDDVLGIWGDPAVTGKSVHSDLRARKKSLPVSYALQQGGTLGVELATWLSAPGEPDEEELRRAAELIDGAGGREWALAEAARRMKLAEDALLGIDLDAGARDELLALGRFVVDRDG